A genomic stretch from Chiloscyllium punctatum isolate Juve2018m chromosome 40, sChiPun1.3, whole genome shotgun sequence includes:
- the LOC140464406 gene encoding cytochrome c oxidase subunit 6B1-like, with amino-acid sequence MAEDIQTKLKNYKTAPFDARFPNQNQTRNCFQNYLDFHRCTKALTAKGADTSPCEWYHRVAKSICPISWINKWNDQLAEGTFPGKI; translated from the exons ATGGCAGAGGATATCCAGACCAAGTTGAAGAATTACAAGACGGCACCTTTTGATGCCAGGTTTCCCAACCAAAATCAAACCAGGAACTGCTTTCAAAATTACTTAG ACTTCCATCGTTGTACTAAAGCACTGACTGCAAAAGGAGCTGATACTTCTCCATGTGAGTGGTATCACAGGGTCGCGAAATCAATCTGCCCAATCTCCTGG ATAAACAAATGGAATGACCAGTTGGCTGAAGGCACCTTCCCTGGAAAAATCTAA